From one Candidatus Cetobacterium colombiensis genomic stretch:
- the ruvA gene encoding Holliday junction branch migration protein RuvA — protein sequence MFEYLNGTIKVKKPEYLAIDVNGVGYRVYITLKTYDKVQIGDKKELYIYNVIKEDAFKLVGFLEERERTLFEMLIGINGIGLSLALSIMSTFSIDNIREIVLNEDFKTLKRVPKLGEKKSKQIIIDLNNKIKTLNLMSMEDPTGDMLNSAIEEELYLALESLGYSKKEIDSLVSKDELNSYSSLEDAIKGVLKKIQLRG from the coding sequence ATGTTTGAATATTTAAATGGAACTATAAAAGTAAAAAAACCAGAATACTTAGCAATAGATGTAAATGGAGTAGGCTATAGAGTTTATATAACTTTAAAAACTTATGATAAAGTTCAAATTGGTGATAAAAAGGAATTGTATATCTATAATGTTATAAAAGAAGATGCGTTTAAGTTGGTTGGTTTTCTAGAAGAAAGGGAAAGAACTTTATTTGAAATGTTAATTGGAATAAATGGGATTGGTTTATCTTTAGCACTTTCAATTATGTCAACTTTTTCAATTGATAATATTAGAGAAATTGTTTTAAATGAAGATTTTAAAACATTAAAAAGAGTTCCTAAATTAGGTGAAAAAAAATCAAAACAGATAATTATAGATTTAAATAATAAAATAAAAACTTTAAACTTAATGTCTATGGAGGATCCAACAGGAGATATGCTAAATAGTGCAATAGAAGAGGAACTTTATTTAGCTTTAGAATCACTAGGATACAGTAAAAAGGAAATTGATTCTCTTGTAAGTAAAGATGAACTAAATAGTTACTCATCATTAGAAGATGCAATAAAAGGAGTATTAAAAAAAATTCAATTAAGGGGCTGA
- a CDS encoding PhoH family protein, with translation MRKIYVLDTNVLIHDHRSIYSFEDNEVIVPIFVIEEIDHLKRNTTTAIQARLAARELDSIRKKGCIAKGVDLDKGIFFRVEIENDMNLLPPALKKDSVDNMIISATLGIKNKNPDMKVILITKDINMRIKADSLGIEVQDYETDRTDYTTLYDGYEEIEVSKEIYNKFDKSGKINVWELGKEYHFTENMFIRFKCGEEKTSGRYIGGKIRRNLEGQISAWGARARNDEQEYAMELLMDDNIKVVTLVGRAGTGKTLLAIAAGLEQVVERGKYKKLLIARPIIPMGKDLGYLPGSEEDKLRPWMQPIYDNIDYLAEGKGEGTGEKVILGLQTMGLLKIEALTYIRGRSIPNGYIVIDEAQNLTPLEVKTIITRAGENTKIILTGDPDQIDSPYLDADTNGLTYLSDKLKNEPIAGHITLKKGERSALAELAAKLL, from the coding sequence ATGAGAAAAATCTATGTTCTAGATACCAACGTTTTAATACATGATCATCGTAGTATTTATAGTTTTGAAGATAATGAAGTTATTGTTCCGATATTTGTAATAGAAGAGATAGATCATTTGAAGAGAAATACAACTACGGCAATTCAAGCTAGATTAGCTGCAAGAGAGTTAGATAGTATTAGAAAAAAAGGATGTATAGCAAAAGGTGTTGATTTGGACAAAGGGATTTTTTTCAGAGTAGAGATAGAAAATGATATGAATTTATTACCTCCAGCATTAAAAAAAGATTCTGTAGATAATATGATAATTTCAGCAACATTGGGAATTAAAAATAAAAACCCTGATATGAAAGTGATTTTAATTACAAAAGACATAAATATGAGAATAAAAGCAGATTCTTTAGGGATAGAAGTTCAAGATTATGAAACAGATAGAACTGATTACACAACTTTATACGATGGATATGAAGAAATTGAAGTTTCAAAAGAAATTTATAATAAATTTGATAAATCTGGAAAAATAAATGTTTGGGAATTGGGGAAAGAGTATCATTTCACTGAAAATATGTTTATTAGATTTAAATGTGGTGAAGAGAAAACTTCAGGAAGATATATAGGTGGTAAAATTAGAAGAAATTTAGAAGGGCAAATTTCTGCTTGGGGCGCAAGAGCTAGAAATGATGAACAAGAATATGCGATGGAACTATTGATGGATGATAATATAAAGGTTGTAACTTTAGTGGGAAGAGCTGGAACAGGAAAAACTCTTTTAGCAATAGCAGCAGGTTTAGAGCAAGTTGTAGAAAGAGGAAAGTATAAAAAATTATTGATAGCTAGACCAATTATACCAATGGGTAAAGATTTAGGATATCTACCTGGAAGTGAAGAGGATAAACTAAGACCTTGGATGCAACCTATTTATGATAATATTGATTATTTAGCAGAGGGAAAAGGAGAAGGAACTGGAGAAAAAGTGATACTAGGACTTCAAACTATGGGGTTATTAAAAATTGAGGCATTGACTTATATAAGAGGGAGAAGTATTCCAAATGGTTATATAGTAATAGATGAAGCTCAAAATCTAACTCCTTTAGAAGTGAAAACTATTATAACAAGAGCAGGAGAAAATACTAAAATTATTCTAACTGGAGATCCTGATCAAATTGATAGCCCTTATTTAGATGCAGATACAAATGGATTAACATATTTATCAGATAAATTAAAAAATGAACCCATAGCGGGACATATAACATTGAAAAAAGGTGAACGTTCTGCCTTAGCTGAATTAGCAGCAAAACTTCTATAA
- the secG gene encoding preprotein translocase subunit SecG, giving the protein METFLTLFLFIFAVALIVLVLVQPDRSHGMSGSMGMGGSNTVFGVSKDGGPLARATEVVAFLFILSALLLYLVK; this is encoded by the coding sequence ATGGAAACATTTTTAACACTGTTTTTATTCATATTTGCTGTAGCTTTAATAGTATTAGTACTTGTACAACCAGATAGAAGCCATGGTATGTCAGGTAGCATGGGAATGGGAGGTTCAAATACAGTATTTGGAGTTTCTAAAGATGGAGGACCACTAGCCAGAGCGACTGAAGTAGTAGCATTTTTATTTATACTTTCAGCACTTCTTCTGTATCTAGTAAAATAG
- a CDS encoding replication-associated recombination protein A: protein MQSIFGGNFEEAKPLSTRLRPKSFEDFKGQEKLLGENGVLRKIIENKTLSNMILYGPSGCGKSSLGEIMSKKLDYNFETLNATIASLNDLREIVEKAKNNLEFYGKRTILFLDEIHRFNKNQQDALLSYTESGILILVGATTENPYHSLNNALLSRCLIFEFKPLTRENIKEILLKGEKIIGLEVPKEIREVILDISQGDSRVALNYLELYKNSCIGYTQKEIIDLFRERKASYHKEEDKYNLISAMIKSIRGSDPDAAVYWLARLLYGGEDPRYIARRICIHASEDIGMANPEAMLIANSAMNASEKIGMPEIRIILSQAVIYLAISTKSNSSYLAIDKALKDIENGELEPVPLNIGTRAIDYKYPHDYPSNFVLQDYRKEKKKYYVPGNNRNEKLIEEKLEKLWKLK from the coding sequence ATGCAAAGTATATTTGGTGGAAATTTTGAAGAAGCAAAACCTCTATCGACTCGTTTAAGACCAAAAAGTTTTGAAGATTTTAAAGGGCAAGAAAAACTTTTAGGTGAAAATGGAGTTTTAAGAAAAATAATAGAGAACAAAACTTTATCAAATATGATATTATATGGTCCTTCTGGATGTGGTAAAAGTTCTTTAGGTGAGATTATGTCTAAAAAATTAGATTATAACTTTGAAACTTTAAACGCTACTATAGCTAGTTTAAATGATTTGAGAGAGATTGTAGAAAAGGCAAAAAATAATTTAGAATTTTATGGGAAAAGAACAATTTTATTTCTTGATGAAATTCACAGATTTAATAAAAATCAACAAGATGCTTTATTATCATATACAGAATCAGGCATATTGATTTTAGTAGGAGCAACTACAGAAAATCCATATCATAGCTTAAATAATGCACTTTTATCAAGGTGTTTAATCTTTGAATTTAAACCATTAACAAGAGAAAATATAAAAGAAATTTTATTAAAAGGTGAAAAGATAATAGGGTTAGAAGTGCCTAAAGAAATTAGAGAAGTTATTTTAGATATTTCTCAAGGAGATAGTAGAGTAGCTTTAAATTATTTAGAGCTTTATAAAAATAGTTGTATAGGCTATACTCAAAAGGAAATAATAGATCTTTTTAGAGAAAGAAAAGCTTCTTATCATAAAGAAGAAGATAAATATAATCTTATTTCTGCCATGATAAAGAGCATTAGAGGAAGTGATCCAGATGCAGCGGTTTATTGGTTAGCAAGGCTGCTTTATGGAGGAGAAGATCCAAGATATATAGCAAGAAGAATATGTATTCATGCCAGTGAAGATATTGGAATGGCTAATCCAGAAGCGATGTTAATTGCGAATAGCGCAATGAATGCCAGTGAAAAAATTGGAATGCCAGAAATAAGAATAATTTTATCTCAAGCTGTAATATATTTAGCTATATCAACTAAAAGCAATTCTAGTTATTTAGCTATTGATAAAGCTTTGAAAGATATTGAAAATGGAGAATTAGAACCTGTTCCATTGAATATAGGAACAAGAGCGATAGATTATAAATATCCTCATGATTATCCAAGTAATTTTGTATTACAAGATTATAGAAAAGAAAAAAAGAAGTATTATGTTCCTGGAAATAATAGGAATGAAAAATTAATTGAAGAAAAATTAGAAAAATTATGGAAATTAAAATAA
- the hisS gene encoding histidine--tRNA ligase: protein MKLIKAVRGTKDIFGDDGVKYDYITKTAQEFFANYGYSTIKTPIFEETDLFKRGVGEGTDIVEKEMYTFQDRGERSITLRPEGTAAVVRCYLENKIYAREEVSRFFYAGSMFRYERPQAGRQREFNQIGVEVLGESSPILDAEVISMGYSFLSKIGISDLEVTINSVGEKESRSRYRETLLNFLAPMKDELCDDCKMRMEKNPLRVLDCKVEKCKELTADAPIITDSLSEEEKNHYETVKKYLTIFGVKYKEDPRLVRGLDYYSSTVYEIVTNKLGSQGTVLGGGRYDNLLKQLGDKDIPAFGFAAGVERIMMLLGDEFPRRELDVYIAWLGDTTMDCAFELANDLRLAGKSVVIDYNSKGMKAHMKKADKVGAKNVIIIGEDEMNKGVVMLKDFINRTQEEVSIENIKNILK, encoded by the coding sequence ATGAAGCTTATTAAAGCGGTTAGAGGTACTAAGGATATATTTGGAGATGATGGAGTAAAATATGATTATATAACAAAAACAGCTCAAGAATTTTTTGCAAATTATGGATATTCAACGATAAAAACTCCTATATTTGAAGAAACAGATCTTTTTAAAAGAGGAGTAGGAGAGGGAACAGATATTGTTGAAAAAGAAATGTATACTTTCCAAGATAGAGGAGAAAGAAGCATAACATTAAGACCAGAGGGAACAGCAGCAGTGGTAAGATGTTATTTAGAAAATAAAATATACGCTAGAGAAGAAGTTTCTAGATTTTTCTATGCTGGATCTATGTTTAGATATGAAAGACCTCAAGCAGGAAGACAAAGAGAGTTTAATCAAATCGGTGTAGAAGTATTAGGAGAAAGTTCACCTATATTAGATGCTGAAGTAATTTCAATGGGATATTCATTTTTAAGTAAAATAGGGATATCAGATTTAGAGGTGACTATAAACTCTGTTGGAGAAAAAGAAAGTAGATCAAGATATAGAGAAACTCTTTTAAATTTCTTAGCTCCAATGAAAGATGAGCTTTGTGATGATTGTAAAATGAGAATGGAAAAGAATCCTTTAAGAGTACTTGATTGTAAAGTTGAAAAATGTAAAGAACTAACTGCAGATGCACCAATAATAACAGATTCTTTATCAGAAGAAGAGAAGAATCACTATGAAACAGTAAAAAAATATTTAACAATTTTTGGAGTTAAATATAAAGAAGATCCAAGATTAGTAAGAGGATTAGATTACTATTCAAGTACAGTTTATGAGATTGTAACAAATAAATTAGGATCTCAAGGAACTGTTTTAGGTGGAGGAAGATATGATAATCTTTTAAAACAATTAGGAGATAAGGATATACCTGCATTTGGATTCGCTGCTGGAGTAGAGAGAATAATGATGCTTTTAGGAGATGAATTCCCAAGAAGAGAATTAGATGTTTATATTGCTTGGTTAGGTGATACAACAATGGATTGTGCATTTGAATTAGCAAATGATTTAAGATTAGCTGGAAAATCAGTTGTAATAGATTATAATTCAAAAGGTATGAAAGCTCACATGAAAAAAGCTGATAAAGTGGGAGCAAAAAATGTTATTATAATTGGTGAGGATGAGATGAATAAAGGCGTTGTAATGCTAAAAGATTTTATCAATAGAACTCAAGAAGAAGTAAGTATAGAAAATATAAAAAATATATTAAAATAA
- the aspS gene encoding aspartate--tRNA ligase, translated as MTYYRTHNLGELRASNISETVTLSGWVDTKRDLGGLTFIDLRDREGKTQIVFHTDVADVSVVERAQKLKNESVIKVTGIVKERQSKNANISTGDIEVFVTDLEILNNCDVLPFQISSDENLSENIRLKYRYLDLRRSQMTRNLKMRHRMIMSIRNYMDEKGFLDVDTPILTKSTPEGARDFLVPSRTNPGDFYALPQSPQLFKQLLMISGVEKYFQIAKCFRDEDLRADRQPEFTQLDIEMSFIEQKDIMNEIEGLAKRVFNNVTGESADYEFPRMPYAEAMERFGSDKPDTRFAVELKDLTDIMATCGFKGFKSAVEAGGIVKAVVAPGVAEQFSRKILTEYEDYAKTYFGAKGMAWIKLTEEGINSPIAKFFTEEEMKAIIERTEAKVGDVIMIVADRAKVVYGALGAVRLKLGKELGLINNDEFKFLWVVDFPMFEYDDEEQRYKAQHHPFTSIKEEDMQLFLDGEMDAVRTNSYDLVLNGSEIGGGSIRIFNPEIQSKVFEKLGLSKEEAQEKFGFFIDAFKYGAPPHGGLAFGIDRWLMVMLKEQSIRDVIPFPKTNKGQCLMTEAPSKVDDKQLEELYLDSTYNSEIV; from the coding sequence ATGACGTATTACAGAACTCATAACTTAGGGGAATTAAGAGCTTCAAATATCAGTGAAACAGTTACTTTATCTGGATGGGTTGATACAAAAAGAGATTTAGGTGGATTAACTTTTATCGATTTAAGAGATAGAGAGGGAAAAACTCAAATAGTTTTTCATACTGATGTAGCAGATGTTTCAGTTGTAGAGAGAGCACAAAAATTAAAAAATGAATCAGTTATAAAAGTTACAGGAATTGTAAAAGAAAGACAAAGCAAAAATGCAAATATCTCAACTGGAGATATAGAAGTATTTGTAACAGATTTAGAAATTCTAAATAATTGTGATGTACTACCATTCCAAATTTCTAGTGACGAAAATTTAAGTGAAAATATTAGATTAAAATATAGATATTTAGATTTAAGAAGATCTCAAATGACTAGAAATTTAAAAATGAGACATAGAATGATAATGTCAATAAGAAATTATATGGATGAAAAAGGATTCTTAGATGTTGATACTCCAATTTTAACAAAGTCAACTCCAGAAGGGGCAAGAGACTTTTTAGTTCCAAGTAGAACTAATCCAGGAGATTTCTATGCATTACCTCAATCTCCGCAATTATTTAAACAATTACTGATGATTTCTGGAGTAGAGAAATATTTCCAAATAGCTAAATGTTTTAGAGATGAGGATTTAAGAGCAGATAGACAACCTGAATTTACTCAATTAGATATTGAAATGTCATTTATAGAGCAAAAAGATATTATGAATGAAATTGAAGGATTAGCAAAAAGAGTATTCAATAATGTAACTGGAGAATCAGCAGATTATGAGTTTCCAAGAATGCCTTATGCTGAAGCAATGGAAAGATTTGGATCTGATAAACCAGATACAAGATTTGCTGTAGAATTAAAAGATTTAACAGATATAATGGCAACTTGTGGATTTAAAGGATTTAAAAGTGCTGTAGAAGCTGGTGGAATTGTTAAAGCAGTTGTAGCTCCAGGAGTAGCAGAGCAATTCTCAAGAAAAATATTAACTGAGTATGAAGATTACGCGAAAACATACTTTGGTGCAAAAGGAATGGCTTGGATAAAGCTTACAGAAGAAGGAATAAACTCTCCTATAGCTAAGTTCTTTACTGAAGAAGAGATGAAAGCAATAATAGAAAGAACTGAAGCAAAAGTTGGAGATGTAATTATGATTGTTGCGGATAGAGCAAAAGTTGTTTATGGTGCTTTAGGTGCAGTAAGATTAAAATTAGGAAAAGAATTAGGATTAATAAATAATGATGAATTTAAATTCTTATGGGTAGTGGATTTCCCAATGTTTGAATATGATGATGAAGAGCAAAGATACAAGGCACAGCACCATCCGTTCACATCTATAAAAGAGGAAGATATGCAATTATTCCTAGATGGAGAGATGGATGCAGTAAGAACTAACTCTTATGATTTAGTTTTAAATGGATCTGAAATTGGTGGAGGATCAATTAGAATATTTAATCCAGAAATTCAAAGTAAAGTATTTGAAAAATTAGGATTATCTAAAGAAGAAGCTCAAGAAAAGTTTGGTTTCTTTATAGATGCATTTAAATATGGTGCACCACCTCACGGAGGATTAGCATTTGGAATTGATAGATGGTTAATGGTAATGCTAAAGGAGCAATCAATAAGAGATGTAATTCCATTCCCTAAGACAAACAAAGGACAATGTTTAATGACAGAAGCTCCAAGTAAAGTTGATGATAAACAACTAGAAGAGCTTTATTTAGATTCAACATATAATTCAGAAATAGTTTAA
- the argS gene encoding arginine--tRNA ligase: MLTIEKQIEVILLETIKNIYPDKELKPIEITVATNEKFGDFQSNFAMMNSKIIGGNPRAIAENVVNNLVENNVIEKIEIAGPGFLNIFLKDSYLGDLVKKISKEKYEFKELKTEGDVIIDYSSPNIAKRMHIGHLRSTIIGDSIKRMYKYLGYNVVADNHIGDWGTQFGKLIIGYRNWLNEEAYKENAIEELERVYVEFTKQSENHPELEDQAREELKKLQDGDEENYRLWQEFIKVSLDEYAKLYNRMGITFDTYYGESFYHDLMPGVVEELEEKKIAVEDQGAKVVFFPEEEKLHPCIVQKKDGAFLYATSDIATVKFRLNNYNVNKLIYVTDERQQDHFRQFFRITDMLGWNVEKQHVWFGIMRFADGVFSTRKGNVIRLEELLDEGKRRAYEIVNEKNPELSEEEKDNIAEVVGTGAIKYADLSQNRQTAVIFEWDKILSFEGNTAPYLQYSYARIKSILRRAKEQNKEVKEDVKVNFVDKTERTLAHHLTQFPGVILKAADSCRPNLIADYLFELSKKFNSFYNACPILNQEDEVLYSRLLLAERTAEVLKEGLNLLGINTLERM; encoded by the coding sequence ATGTTAACTATAGAAAAACAAATAGAAGTAATTTTATTAGAAACAATAAAAAATATTTACCCAGATAAAGAATTAAAGCCGATAGAGATAACTGTAGCAACAAATGAAAAATTTGGAGATTTTCAATCAAATTTTGCTATGATGAATTCTAAAATAATAGGTGGAAATCCAAGAGCTATAGCAGAAAATGTAGTGAATAATTTAGTTGAAAATAATGTTATTGAAAAAATAGAGATAGCAGGACCAGGATTTTTAAATATATTTTTAAAAGATTCATACTTAGGAGATTTAGTTAAAAAGATTTCAAAAGAAAAATATGAATTTAAAGAATTAAAAACTGAAGGAGATGTAATTATAGATTATTCTTCTCCGAACATTGCGAAAAGAATGCACATAGGACATTTAAGATCTACGATAATTGGAGATTCAATAAAAAGAATGTACAAATATTTAGGTTATAATGTAGTAGCAGATAACCATATAGGTGATTGGGGAACTCAATTTGGTAAACTTATAATAGGATACAGAAACTGGCTAAACGAAGAAGCATACAAAGAAAATGCAATTGAAGAGCTAGAAAGAGTATATGTTGAATTTACAAAGCAAAGTGAAAATCATCCAGAACTTGAAGATCAAGCTAGAGAAGAGTTAAAGAAACTTCAAGATGGAGATGAGGAAAACTATAGATTATGGCAAGAATTTATAAAAGTATCTTTAGACGAATATGCAAAGTTATACAATAGAATGGGAATAACTTTTGATACATATTATGGAGAATCTTTTTATCATGATTTAATGCCAGGAGTAGTAGAAGAGTTAGAAGAGAAAAAAATTGCTGTTGAAGATCAAGGAGCAAAGGTTGTATTCTTCCCAGAAGAGGAAAAATTACATCCTTGTATAGTTCAAAAGAAAGATGGAGCATTTTTATATGCAACATCAGACATTGCAACAGTTAAATTTAGATTAAATAATTACAATGTAAATAAATTAATCTATGTTACAGATGAAAGACAACAAGATCACTTTAGACAATTCTTTAGAATAACAGATATGTTAGGATGGAATGTTGAAAAGCAACATGTTTGGTTTGGAATAATGAGATTTGCTGATGGAGTATTTTCAACTAGAAAAGGAAATGTAATAAGATTAGAAGAGCTTTTAGATGAAGGAAAAAGAAGAGCTTATGAAATTGTAAATGAAAAAAATCCTGAGTTATCAGAAGAAGAAAAAGACAATATAGCAGAAGTTGTAGGAACAGGTGCTATAAAATATGCAGACTTATCACAAAATAGACAAACTGCAGTTATTTTTGAATGGGATAAAATTCTGAGCTTTGAAGGAAATACAGCTCCATATTTACAATACTCTTATGCTAGAATTAAATCTATTTTAAGAAGAGCTAAAGAGCAAAATAAAGAAGTTAAAGAAGATGTAAAAGTAAACTTTGTGGATAAAACAGAGAGAACATTAGCTCATCATTTAACTCAATTCCCAGGAGTAATACTAAAAGCAGCAGATAGCTGTAGACCAAATTTAATAGCAGACTACTTATTTGAATTATCAAAGAAATTTAATAGTTTCTATAATGCTTGTCCAATATTAAATCAAGAAGATGAAGTTCTATATTCAAGACTTTTATTAGCAGAAAGAACTGCAGAAGTATTAAAAGAGGGATTAAATCTTTTAGGAATAAATACACTAGAAAGAATGTAA
- a CDS encoding putative manganese transporter — protein sequence MEWFSIFYNVAIEAFFKVGVFVSISLLLIGLVDYKFNGIIIKLLEKDKKNQVYFSALLGLIPGCGGAILIVPMYILGKLSFGSLVASFITTMGDAAFVLIVGNIEAYLKVLVISGVTGVISGLIVDYLKIGEKISVNKEKKLKSENNLYNEESGHKKHNHIAHKKGDLIDKVLHRKKTLKYIYILTHKVWYKIFWILVLASFPFALEHLLHGHTHEEGVTLEFYKISGFLGTLFCLLYTIISRKGVEGSDFDKTESKLNSILETLIHTAEEVAFLVSWVFIAFLGYELLLNYIGGEEVLKLFLNNKGFLVVIMAILIGLIPGCGPQILLAAIYISGGIPFSALVANAICNDGDALFPLLALSKKSALLVTIYNIIPAVLVGGIIYLLEN from the coding sequence ATGGAATGGTTTTCTATTTTTTATAATGTGGCTATAGAAGCTTTTTTTAAAGTTGGAGTTTTTGTTTCAATCTCTCTATTACTAATAGGATTAGTCGATTATAAATTTAATGGCATAATAATAAAACTTTTAGAAAAAGACAAAAAAAATCAAGTTTATTTTTCTGCATTATTAGGATTAATTCCAGGGTGTGGTGGGGCAATTTTAATAGTTCCGATGTATATCTTAGGAAAATTGAGTTTTGGAAGTTTAGTTGCTTCATTTATAACTACAATGGGAGATGCGGCATTTGTTTTAATTGTAGGAAATATAGAAGCATACTTAAAAGTATTAGTTATAAGTGGAGTTACAGGTGTAATTTCAGGATTAATAGTTGATTATTTAAAGATTGGAGAAAAAATATCTGTAAATAAAGAAAAAAAATTAAAATCAGAAAATAATTTATACAATGAAGAAAGTGGTCACAAAAAGCATAATCATATAGCTCACAAAAAAGGAGATTTAATAGATAAGGTACTTCATAGAAAAAAAACGTTAAAATATATCTATATTTTAACTCATAAAGTATGGTATAAAATATTTTGGATATTAGTTTTAGCTTCTTTTCCTTTTGCATTAGAGCATCTTTTACATGGACATACTCATGAAGAAGGTGTGACATTAGAATTTTATAAAATTAGTGGTTTTTTAGGAACTTTATTTTGCTTACTTTATACAATTATTAGTAGAAAAGGAGTAGAAGGAAGTGATTTTGATAAAACTGAAAGTAAACTAAATTCTATTTTAGAAACTTTAATACATACAGCAGAAGAAGTAGCATTTCTAGTGAGTTGGGTATTTATAGCGTTTTTAGGATACGAATTGCTTTTGAACTATATTGGTGGAGAAGAAGTTTTGAAATTATTTTTGAATAATAAAGGATTTTTAGTAGTTATAATGGCTATTTTAATAGGTTTAATACCTGGATGTGGACCACAAATATTATTAGCTGCAATTTATATATCAGGTGGAATACCTTTTTCGGCATTAGTTGCAAATGCTATTTGTAATGATGGAGATGCATTGTTTCCATTATTGGCTTTAAGTAAAAAATCAGCATTATTAGTGACAATTTATAATATAATTCCAGCGGTATTAGTTGGTGGAATTATATATTTGTTAGAAAATTAA
- a CDS encoding class I SAM-dependent methyltransferase, whose product MKYLKNDILNIFKDNINNKNFIKGIFSNPQKEAIYKKINLKPIEIKKEIFIQFECFKDNKALHKNLSLNECFDFLNEIIDNFKQILIVNTNQEIQVLQNKKGFSVKIKNTTNKILDLTHNKQKNYILQDNTPIPFLIKLGVMTETGKVTKEKFNKFRQINRYLEFIEDTLKELQEKKLIDNSMKVIDFGCGKSYLTFALYHYLKNIRNLDIEIIGLDLKEDVINHCNSIAKDLNFDKLQFLKGDIKDFHLFNNVDMIFSLHACNNATDYSILKGLELGAKAILAVPCCQSEINQKISKSSTTQLKGVLSPFGNHGILQERFSSLATDALRALSLELCGYNTKVMEFIDMEHTPKNILIKAIKTSTSEEKLIEKRKEYNRYVEFLGVSPLLDSLLENYFKK is encoded by the coding sequence ATGAAATACTTAAAAAATGATATTTTAAATATTTTTAAAGATAATATTAATAATAAAAATTTTATTAAAGGGATTTTTTCAAATCCTCAAAAAGAAGCTATCTATAAAAAAATAAATTTAAAGCCTATTGAAATAAAAAAAGAGATTTTTATACAATTTGAATGTTTTAAAGATAATAAAGCTCTTCATAAAAATTTATCATTAAATGAATGTTTTGATTTTTTAAATGAAATTATAGATAATTTTAAACAAATCTTAATTGTAAATACTAATCAAGAAATTCAAGTTTTACAAAATAAAAAAGGATTTTCTGTTAAAATAAAAAATACTACAAACAAAATTTTAGATCTTACACATAACAAGCAAAAAAATTATATTTTACAAGATAATACTCCTATTCCATTTTTAATCAAACTAGGAGTTATGACTGAAACTGGAAAAGTTACTAAAGAGAAATTTAATAAATTTAGACAAATCAATAGATATCTTGAATTTATTGAAGATACTCTTAAAGAATTACAAGAAAAGAAATTAATTGATAATTCAATGAAGGTTATTGATTTTGGATGTGGAAAATCATATTTAACCTTTGCTCTTTATCACTACCTTAAAAATATAAGAAATCTAGATATTGAAATTATTGGATTAGATTTAAAAGAAGATGTTATCAATCACTGTAATTCAATTGCAAAAGATTTAAACTTTGATAAATTACAGTTTTTAAAGGGAGATATTAAAGATTTTCATCTTTTTAACAATGTTGATATGATTTTTTCTCTACACGCATGTAACAATGCAACTGATTACTCAATTCTTAAAGGTTTAGAGTTGGGAGCTAAAGCAATTTTGGCTGTCCCTTGTTGTCAGTCTGAAATAAATCAAAAAATTTCTAAATCTTCTACAACTCAATTAAAAGGAGTTCTATCTCCTTTTGGTAATCACGGTATTTTGCAAGAAAGATTTAGCTCTTTAGCTACAGATGCTCTAAGAGCTCTATCTTTAGAACTTTGTGGGTATAATACTAAAGTTATGGAATTTATAGATATGGAACACACACCTAAAAACATTCTTATAAAAGCTATTAAGACATCTACTTCTGAAGAAAAATTAATAGAAAAAAGAAAAGAGTATAATAGATATGTTGAATTTTTAGGTGTTTCACCTCTTTTAGATAGCTTATTAGAGAATTATTTTAAAAAATAA